CTCAAGGTCGGGCGGGGCGTCGGACCGCCGTGGGGAGCTGGACCTCACAGCGGTCATCATATCATCCGGCGTCAATCGATAGGGCCCTGCTGTCGGGGTGGTGCGATAGGCTATCTGCGGAATGTAGCAGCGGCGCGCAACTTGGCCTGTCGATGGCCGACAAACCACCGTGGCCATCCGCAGACAGGCGTTGACGCTGGCAGCAACGGTCGCGGTGACTGCGCTGGGTGGCGCGGCGAACCGTTCGGCGCACGCCGCCGTCAAGGCGGTGGACGGCGTGGTCAATCTCAACACCGCGCCGCCCGCCACGCTGGGGCTCTTGCCCGGGGTGGGCCCGGCCAAGGTGCAAAGCATCCTGGACTATCGCCGCAAGCATCCCTTCCGTACGGCAGACGAGCTGGTGCGCATCAAAGGCATTGGCCACAAGATGGTCAGGCGTCTGCGTCCGCACCTGGCGGTCAGCGGGCCCACCACGGCCGAGGCCGCGCACGGAAGCGCGGTCGAGCCGCCACCCCTACCGCCGCCACGCCCGCCCGAGCGACGGCCGCTGGTGTGCCCGCCGGTCATCGCCGCGCGCCCGATGGCAAGACCGGCGCGAACGCCGTCGCGAACGCTGCCTACCGGCGCCAACCATTGCCTGGGCCGGCCGTAGGCCGCAGCGAGATCAGTTGCCGTGCGTGCGGGTGTCGCTCGACGCTGGCGCGCTGGCGGCCGCGCCGGCGTCCGACGCTGCAGTCCCATCGAGGGCGACGCCATCGGCGGATGCGGCGCCGTCCGACAGCCCGCCTCCGTCGGGAACGACGGCCGCATTCGACGCCGGCGAAAGCGGCACGAAGCGCAGAGCGCTGGGATCCGATCCCGACGATTTTTGCAGCGCAACGTCGAACGCCAGCGAGCGGGCCCGATCGTAACGCACCACCTGGTGCACGCGGCGGTAGCCGGCGCGCGAAACCTCCAGCACGTGGTCAAAGCGATCGCGCGCCACCGACGTCGCGACGGGCGTGGGCGTGCCCAGCTTCGCGCCGTCCAGCAAGACGTCGGCGCCGGGCGGATCGCTGGCCACCGTCAGCGCGGCCGGCTGCCACCAGGTGACCAGCACATCCAGCGGCACCAGCACGAAATGCACCGCCACCGCTGCCAGCGCTAGCAAGGCCATCGTTCCCAGCAGCACGGGCGGCCAAAGGCCGACCGGCCGTGGCCGCAGGTCGGCGGCCGACAGCGGATCGCCGATCTCGGGCTCGGGCCGAAGCATGGCCGGCATGGTCGCCGCCACCGCCAGAGCTTCGGGGGACATCGACCCTGAAGGCGGGCGCGGCGCCGGGCGCAGCGACGCCAGCGGCGTCTGTGGACCGGACGGCGAGCGCGACGGCGGCGAGCTCAGCGCCAGATGCGGCGGCGACGGCGGCCACGACGAAACACCGGCGACCGGCGGCGGCGTGGCGGGCGGCGTCGTCGGCGCTGGCGCCGGCGGCGATGGCCAGCCCACCGGCGTGATCTCGCGTCGTCGCGCCGTCATCTGGACTGGCTGCGGAACGCCCGGAATGGTCGATTGTCCCCCCGGGCCGGCATACGAGATCGGCGGCATCACCGGCGCGGAGCGTTTGTTCGCCGAGGGCCCGTTGAACGGCGGCGGCCCCGACAGCGTCGTCGCCGGCAGCCGTGGCCGCGGGGCCGACGTCGCCGGGGGTGGCGCCGGGTGCGCCGGCCCAGGCAAGGACAGCGTCGACGTCACCGACGGTTCCGCCGGCGCCGCCGGCTGCCCGATCACCGGCGTGCGGTAGGCTGCCGGATCGCGCCGGTTGGGCGCCGGCACCACGAACCCACGCGGCGATTGTGGCAACGCGGGAGCTGACGCCGCCGGCGTCACCACGCCACTGCGCTTGGCCGCTTCTTCCAGGGCCTGCACCTCGGGACCCAGGCGAATGACCTTCGACCGCTCCATCAGGCTGCGCAGCTTGCGGGGCGGATTGATGATGCTCAGCAAGGCCTGAAGATCGCTGGCCCCCACCGGCATGTTCATCTTTGACAGCAGGGCGCGGATCTCGGAGCCGAAGGCCGCGGCGGTGGGAAACCGGCCGCTTGGCTCGGGAGCCAATGCCCGCGCCAGCAGACGTTCGAACCCGTCGGGCAGGTCAGGGCGGACGGCGCGCGCCGACGGGATCATGCCGGCGGCCACGTCGTTCCAGGTCTTCACCTCGTTGGTGATCTCGCGCAGCCGTTTGCCGGTGAGCATCTCGAACAGCACGGCCCCCAGCGAAAAAATATCCGTGCGCCGATCCAGCGCCGCCTGGCGCGCCTGCTCCGGCGACATGTAGCCGAGGTTGCCTTTCAGCGAACCGACCACCGAACGATCGTGTACACGCTTGGCCAGACCGAAATCCGACAGCTTGACCTCGCCGGCCTTCGAGATGAGGACGTTGGACGGGCTGACGTCGCGGTGGACCAGGCCCAGCGGCCGTCCGTTGCTGCCTCGCTGTTCGTGGGCGAAATGCAGCCCCTGCGCCAGTTCGGAGGCGATGTGCAGCGACAGCGCTTCGGGGATGATCTCCCCTTCCGCTTCCAGTTGCTCCATGATCATGCGCAGGTCGTAGCCGTCGACGAACTCCAGGACGATGAAGTACTCGCCGCCTTCCGAGATCCCCAGGTCGTGGATCTGCACGATGTTGCGGTGGGACAGACCCGAGTGGATGCGCGCCTCGGTCAGCAGCATCTTCACGAACCGATCGTCTTCGCTGAGATCGGGGACGATGCGCTTGATGGCGACGAACTTTTCGAAGCCTTCGGCACCGACCACGCGTCCGCGATACACCTCCGCCATACCGCCGGTGGCGATCAGTTCCAGCAGCTCGTATTGCCCGAACTTCATGAAACCACACGGAGGCTAAACCACCCGGCTCCGTCGGTCCACGTCGGTTTTGGCCCATCGGCGCCGCGCCCGACGCGCCCAGCGTCGGTTATAGTCGCGCGCCATGGAACCGCGATTCGATCCGGCGCGGGCGCTGTGCCAGGCGGCGGTTGGTGACGGCGTGGTTCCGGGAATGGTGGTGCTGGCGGCATCGGGCGGTGCCGTCCGGCTGCAAGAAGCCTTCGGCCATCGGCAATTGACCCCGCGCCTGCTGCCGGCGTTGCCCGACACGGTGTACGACGTGGCTTCATTGACCAAAGCCGTCGCCACCAGCGTGGTGGCCATGCAACTGTGCGATCACGGGGCGGTGGCGCTGGACGAGCCGGTGCGCCGGCAAATCCCGGAATTTTTGCCGGGCGGCGCCCGCGACACCGTCACCGTGCGTTGGTTGCTGTGTCACGCTTCCGGGCTGCCCGCGCACCGACCGTTCTACGCCGAGGTCCCCGACGCGCCGTCGCAGCGCTGGGCCATCGCCTTGCGCGCCGCGCACGAACCGCTGGCCTACGCCCCTGGCACGCAGTCGGTCTATTCGGATCTCGGTTTCATCTTGCTGGGCTGGCTGGTCGAGCGCGCGGCCGGCTTGCGCCTCGACGTACAGGTCGATCGGGGCATCGTCCTTCCGCTGGGCCTGACCTCGACGACGTTCGTGAACCTGGCAGACAGCGAGGCGCGGGCGCGCCTGCTGGCCAACCGCACCGTCGCGGCCACGCAACAGTGCGCGCAACGAAACCGCGTCGTGCTGGGCGAGGTCGACGACCTGAACGCCTACGCCATGGGCGGCATCGCCGGTCACGCGGGGTTGTTCAGCACCGCCGGCGACCTCGGCGCCATCGCCGCCGCCCTGTGCGCCGCCTGGCGCGGGGACAGCGACGCGCGGCTGGTGAACCGGGACGTCATTCGCCAGTTCTGGTCGCCGGCCGGGATTCCCGGCTCGGTGTGGCGGCTCGGCTGGGATGGGCCGTCGCCGGGGACCTCGCAGGCCGGCACGCGCCTGCCCAAGGACGCGGTCGGGCACCTGGCCTTCACCGGGTGTTCGTTGTGGATTGATCCGGCGCGCGACCGCTGGATCATCCTGCTGTCGAACCGCGTTCACCCGCACGTGCCCGCCGACGATCGCTTCCGCAAATTTCGCCCCGCCTTGCACGACGCGCTAGTGGATGCGCTCGACGCGCTTGACGAAGGGTAATCGTCAGATCGACACGCTTCATCTCGCCACCGTGCCACAAGAGTGGTTGGCCGCCGCCGCCAACGACCGGCGGCCCGGGTCCCGTTAACTGGTTTTTTTACCATCGCGGCGACAGGCTATTCTCTGGTCCCTTTTCTGGGAGGCGCTCACCGAATGCCCGACTTTCAGTTTCAAGATCTGCTGCCGCTTGGCCATGGCGACCACGACGACACGCCTTACCGCAAGCTCAGCGGCGATCATCTCTCGACCTTCGAAGCCGCCGGGCGAACCTTCCTGCGCATCGAGCCGGAGGCGCTGACGCTCTTGACTCGGCAGGCGATGCGCGACATCGCTCACCTGCTGCGGCCGGGGCACCTGGCTCAGCTGCGCGCCATCGTCGACGATGCGGAGGCGTCGTCCAACGACAAGTTCGTGGCCATGGAGCTGCTGAAGAACGCCAACATCGCCGCCGGCGGCATCCTGCCGTCCTGCCAGGACACCGGCACCGCCATCGTGATGGGCAAGAAAGGCCAGACCGTCTTCACCGGCGGCGGCGACGAGGCGGCCATCGCGCGTGGGATTTACGACGTCTATACAACGTCGAATCTGCGCTATTCGCAGCTGGCCCCGCTGGACATGTACAAGGAAGCGAACACCGGCAGCAATCTGCCGGCCCAGATCGACCTCTTCGCCACCGACGGCGACAGCTATCAGTTCCTGTTCATGGCCAAGGGCGGCGGGTCGGCCAACAAGAGCCTCTTGTTTCAAGAGACCAAGGCCCTGCTGAACCCGCAGAGCTTGATGAAGTTCATCGAGGCCAAGCTGCGGTCGCTGGGGACGTCGGCCTGCCCGCCTTATCACCTGGCCATCGTCATCGGCGGCACGTCGGCCGAGCAGACCTTGAAGACGGCCAAGCTGGCCTCGGCGCGGTATCTGGACACCTTGCCGACGGAGGGCAACGCGCTCGGGCGCGGGTTCCGCGACCTCGGCATCGAGCGCGATGTGCTGGCGCTGGCCCAGCGCACCGGCGTGGGCGCGCAGTTCGGCGGGAAATATTTTTGTCACGACGTGCGCGTGGTGCGCCTGCCTCGCCACGGCGCCAGCTGTCCGGTGGCCATCGCGGTTTCCTGCTCGGCCGATCGCCAGGCGCTGGGCAAGATCACCCGCGAGGGTATTTTTCTTGAACAGCTCGAGACCGATCCCGCGCACTACCTGCCCGAGGTGGTCGACGATTCACTGGGCGGCGAGGTGGTGCGCATCGATCTCAACCGCCCGATGAGCGAGATCCGCGCCACCTTGTCGCGGTACCCGATCAAGACGCGGCTGGCGCTGACCGGTCCGATGGTCGTCGCCCGCGACATCGCCCACGCGAAAATCAAAGAACGCCTCGATCGCGGCGACGGCATGCCGCCGTACTTGAAAGACTTCATGGTTTATTACGCCGGGCCAGCCAAGACGCCGGCCGGGTACGCCTCGGGATCGTTCGGGCCGACCACGGCCGGGCGCATGGACGCTTACGTCGAGCAGTTTCAGGCCGCGGGCGGCAGCCTGATCATGCTGGCCAAAGGCAACCGCGGGGTTGCGGTCACCGACGCCTGTCACAAATACGGCGGCTTCTATCTGGGATCGATCGGCGGGCCGGCGGCGCGGCTGGGCAAGGACTGCATCAAGAAGGTCGAGGTCCTGGAGTATCAGGAGCTGGGCATGGAGGCGGTGTGGAAAATCGAGGTGGTGGATTTTCCAGCCTTCATCGTG
The window above is part of the Polyangia bacterium genome. Proteins encoded here:
- a CDS encoding serine hydrolase domain-containing protein — encoded protein: MEPRFDPARALCQAAVGDGVVPGMVVLAASGGAVRLQEAFGHRQLTPRLLPALPDTVYDVASLTKAVATSVVAMQLCDHGAVALDEPVRRQIPEFLPGGARDTVTVRWLLCHASGLPAHRPFYAEVPDAPSQRWAIALRAAHEPLAYAPGTQSVYSDLGFILLGWLVERAAGLRLDVQVDRGIVLPLGLTSTTFVNLADSEARARLLANRTVAATQQCAQRNRVVLGEVDDLNAYAMGGIAGHAGLFSTAGDLGAIAAALCAAWRGDSDARLVNRDVIRQFWSPAGIPGSVWRLGWDGPSPGTSQAGTRLPKDAVGHLAFTGCSLWIDPARDRWIILLSNRVHPHVPADDRFRKFRPALHDALVDALDALDEG
- a CDS encoding helix-hairpin-helix domain-containing protein, producing MAIRRQALTLAATVAVTALGGAANRSAHAAVKAVDGVVNLNTAPPATLGLLPGVGPAKVQSILDYRRKHPFRTADELVRIKGIGHKMVRRLRPHLAVSGPTTAEAAHGSAVEPPPLPPPRPPERRPLVCPPVIAARPMARPARTPSRTLPTGANHCLGRP
- a CDS encoding protein kinase → MKFGQYELLELIATGGMAEVYRGRVVGAEGFEKFVAIKRIVPDLSEDDRFVKMLLTEARIHSGLSHRNIVQIHDLGISEGGEYFIVLEFVDGYDLRMIMEQLEAEGEIIPEALSLHIASELAQGLHFAHEQRGSNGRPLGLVHRDVSPSNVLISKAGEVKLSDFGLAKRVHDRSVVGSLKGNLGYMSPEQARQAALDRRTDIFSLGAVLFEMLTGKRLREITNEVKTWNDVAAGMIPSARAVRPDLPDGFERLLARALAPEPSGRFPTAAAFGSEIRALLSKMNMPVGASDLQALLSIINPPRKLRSLMERSKVIRLGPEVQALEEAAKRSGVVTPAASAPALPQSPRGFVVPAPNRRDPAAYRTPVIGQPAAPAEPSVTSTLSLPGPAHPAPPPATSAPRPRLPATTLSGPPPFNGPSANKRSAPVMPPISYAGPGGQSTIPGVPQPVQMTARRREITPVGWPSPPAPAPTTPPATPPPVAGVSSWPPSPPHLALSSPPSRSPSGPQTPLASLRPAPRPPSGSMSPEALAVAATMPAMLRPEPEIGDPLSAADLRPRPVGLWPPVLLGTMALLALAAVAVHFVLVPLDVLVTWWQPAALTVASDPPGADVLLDGAKLGTPTPVATSVARDRFDHVLEVSRAGYRRVHQVVRYDRARSLAFDVALQKSSGSDPSALRFVPLSPASNAAVVPDGGGLSDGAASADGVALDGTAASDAGAAASAPASSDTRTHGN
- a CDS encoding fumarate hydratase: MPDFQFQDLLPLGHGDHDDTPYRKLSGDHLSTFEAAGRTFLRIEPEALTLLTRQAMRDIAHLLRPGHLAQLRAIVDDAEASSNDKFVAMELLKNANIAAGGILPSCQDTGTAIVMGKKGQTVFTGGGDEAAIARGIYDVYTTSNLRYSQLAPLDMYKEANTGSNLPAQIDLFATDGDSYQFLFMAKGGGSANKSLLFQETKALLNPQSLMKFIEAKLRSLGTSACPPYHLAIVIGGTSAEQTLKTAKLASARYLDTLPTEGNALGRGFRDLGIERDVLALAQRTGVGAQFGGKYFCHDVRVVRLPRHGASCPVAIAVSCSADRQALGKITREGIFLEQLETDPAHYLPEVVDDSLGGEVVRIDLNRPMSEIRATLSRYPIKTRLALTGPMVVARDIAHAKIKERLDRGDGMPPYLKDFMVYYAGPAKTPAGYASGSFGPTTAGRMDAYVEQFQAAGGSLIMLAKGNRGVAVTDACHKYGGFYLGSIGGPAARLGKDCIKKVEVLEYQELGMEAVWKIEVVDFPAFIVVDDKGNDFFAGITGGAGDGGKLKVVG